One Synergistaceae bacterium DZ-S4 genomic region harbors:
- a CDS encoding HK97 family phage prohead protease — MRTIPHNRAETERLRAEQDQRYGPGYIHTREARVTIAPRDNRSVELSFSSEEPVRRYDWWEDQYYNEILSHTDSVDLTRILEIGVLLWNHDPDHPIGRIENAWIDETDKKGKAIAVFDSDEEAEKLYQKVLSGTLRGISVGYRVSRWEKIKEGVTVGDIDGPAMVAREWMPYEISLVSVPADMTVGIGRNINIEKRSDEGMSLLERMQELAGRIRKEKGTLAQYMKEAKEILREAVGADDYDQVVDAMERGLSELSSLPQATEPREPHEPDDAARAAAVTERRRVSEITSLCRDFNVDPQSYIDNGAELDAVRAQILERVRAANAPVNTSRAQVTEDERDKFRSAVVDGLRMRTGIRLERSAPGAESFRGISLMDLARESLIRSGERIGYAESRMDVARRAFATDDFPYILGGLARATLADSYRTAPSTWEAWCGVGSLSDFKEQTIVRLSETTDLELVPEGGEYKFGHFAENKDSIRLYTYGKKFALTRQAIINDDLRAFTRLPQKFGSAAKRTINKAVYAILVNNTVTMAEDNKVLFHTDHGNIGTAGAISTTTLSEARKLMRKQQDPQKLDTLNIYPSFILVPPELETLAEQVLLSSADIAGANAGVVNPFREKFSIVCDAQLTDASDWFLAASPSLVDTIEVAFLDGANAPVIEQQPGWDVDGMEWKVRLDFGVKCWDYRGLFKNAG, encoded by the coding sequence GTGAGAACAATTCCGCACAACAGAGCTGAAACTGAACGACTAAGGGCTGAACAGGACCAAAGGTACGGCCCGGGTTACATTCACACAAGGGAAGCAAGGGTAACAATAGCTCCGCGGGACAACAGGTCCGTGGAGCTTTCGTTTTCATCGGAGGAGCCTGTACGCCGTTATGACTGGTGGGAGGACCAGTACTACAACGAAATTCTTTCGCATACAGACTCCGTGGATCTGACAAGGATTCTGGAGATAGGGGTTTTACTTTGGAACCACGATCCGGATCATCCGATAGGCAGAATTGAAAATGCCTGGATAGATGAAACGGACAAGAAGGGCAAGGCAATTGCAGTATTCGACTCGGATGAAGAAGCCGAGAAGCTGTATCAGAAGGTCTTATCAGGGACGCTTAGAGGGATATCTGTCGGATACAGGGTGTCCCGTTGGGAAAAAATCAAAGAAGGAGTGACGGTAGGTGATATAGACGGTCCTGCAATGGTGGCGCGGGAATGGATGCCATATGAAATTTCATTAGTAAGCGTTCCTGCTGATATGACGGTAGGAATCGGACGCAACATAAATATTGAGAAGAGGAGTGATGAAGGTATGAGTTTGCTTGAAAGAATGCAGGAACTTGCCGGCAGGATCCGCAAGGAAAAAGGGACTCTGGCACAGTATATGAAAGAAGCGAAGGAGATCCTTCGTGAGGCCGTCGGCGCTGACGACTACGACCAGGTCGTTGATGCAATGGAAAGGGGACTTTCGGAATTATCTTCCCTCCCCCAGGCAACAGAACCCAGGGAACCGCATGAACCAGATGACGCGGCAAGGGCAGCAGCGGTCACAGAACGCAGAAGGGTCAGTGAAATAACATCACTGTGCAGGGACTTTAACGTTGATCCTCAAAGCTATATAGACAACGGAGCGGAACTGGACGCAGTGAGAGCCCAGATCCTAGAAAGGGTCCGTGCGGCCAATGCTCCTGTCAACACCAGCAGAGCTCAGGTCACAGAGGACGAAAGGGACAAATTCCGCAGCGCAGTGGTTGATGGTCTGAGGATGAGGACAGGCATTCGCCTGGAACGATCTGCTCCGGGTGCGGAGAGCTTCAGAGGGATATCTCTTATGGATCTTGCCAGGGAATCTCTTATAAGAAGCGGAGAACGCATAGGCTATGCAGAATCCAGGATGGATGTAGCCCGCAGAGCTTTTGCCACAGACGACTTCCCTTATATCCTCGGAGGACTCGCCAGGGCGACTCTGGCGGATTCTTACAGGACTGCCCCATCAACATGGGAAGCATGGTGCGGTGTCGGCAGCCTGAGCGATTTCAAGGAACAGACGATCGTAAGGCTGAGTGAAACAACAGATCTTGAATTGGTCCCCGAAGGCGGAGAGTATAAGTTCGGACATTTTGCCGAGAACAAGGATTCGATCCGTCTCTATACCTATGGCAAAAAGTTTGCACTGACGCGTCAGGCTATCATAAACGATGATCTCCGAGCCTTTACCAGACTGCCGCAGAAGTTTGGGTCAGCGGCAAAGAGGACCATCAATAAGGCCGTCTATGCGATCCTTGTTAATAACACGGTAACAATGGCCGAGGATAACAAAGTGCTGTTCCATACCGACCACGGCAATATCGGGACCGCCGGAGCAATAAGCACAACCACGCTTTCAGAGGCAAGGAAGCTGATGCGGAAGCAGCAGGATCCGCAGAAACTGGATACCTTGAACATATATCCGAGTTTCATCCTCGTCCCGCCTGAACTTGAAACCCTGGCAGAACAGGTGCTTCTCAGCTCCGCGGATATCGCCGGTGCAAACGCTGGAGTTGTTAATCCCTTCCGTGAGAAATTCAGCATCGTATGCGATGCGCAGTTGACGGATGCAAGCGATTGGTTCCTTGCTGCAAGCCCGAGCCTGGTTGACACAATAGAGGTCGCGTTCCTCGACGGCGCTAATGCCCCTGTAATAGAACAGCAGCCGGGCTGGGACGTTGACGGGATGGAATGGAAGGTTCGCCTTGATTTCGGTGTCAAGTGCTGGGATTACCGCGGACTCTTCAAGAACGCCGGATAA
- a CDS encoding DUF2190 family protein — MSRQAMPVQAGRVINYLNPSDAAADITVGDVVGLVSMCGIAETNIPKGATGAVVLEGVWEVKAVTNASFAVGDVVFWNADNGYVTKTSTNNVFFGIVVEAKGTTAAKAKVMLGRSAIISVTEEITEVTNQVVDLTQILEHTHDDTTGAVTLDVAATEWEVVPVPTGGE, encoded by the coding sequence ATGAGTAGACAGGCAATGCCGGTACAGGCCGGAAGAGTAATTAACTATTTAAATCCTTCTGACGCAGCCGCTGATATCACAGTCGGAGATGTTGTAGGACTGGTCAGCATGTGCGGGATCGCGGAGACAAACATTCCTAAGGGGGCAACGGGGGCCGTTGTCCTTGAGGGAGTGTGGGAAGTCAAAGCGGTTACCAATGCCTCATTTGCTGTGGGAGATGTGGTCTTCTGGAATGCCGATAACGGTTATGTTACGAAGACCTCAACAAACAACGTATTCTTCGGGATCGTTGTTGAAGCAAAAGGCACAACCGCGGCCAAGGCTAAGGTCATGCTGGGCAGAAGTGCGATCATCAGCGTCACCGAAGAGATAACCGAGGTGACCAATCAGGTAGTCGATCTCACACAGATCCTGGAACACACCCATGACGATACTACCGGTGCGGTGACCCTTGATGTGGCCGCAACAGAGTGGGAAGTTGTGCCGGTGCCGACCGGAGGGGAATAA
- a CDS encoding HK97 gp10 family phage protein: protein MPKVIVCKGEKEALEELRRAAEGGKFREAAQKAVDDCLDIVAEEARRIVPVDTGRLKRSIKTKRRKNVTWGEVFCDYPKPQNPKKTKHGQKEYYAFAVEYGSRTRIPDPFLRPAVEKTEDVVEERMGKVLKEVMP, encoded by the coding sequence ATGCCTAAGGTCATTGTCTGTAAGGGAGAGAAGGAAGCACTTGAGGAACTGAGAAGAGCTGCGGAAGGCGGAAAGTTCAGAGAGGCTGCACAAAAAGCAGTAGATGATTGCCTTGATATTGTGGCCGAAGAGGCAAGGCGCATTGTCCCTGTGGATACAGGCAGACTTAAACGGTCCATAAAAACCAAGCGAAGAAAGAATGTTACATGGGGCGAGGTTTTTTGCGATTATCCGAAACCTCAGAACCCTAAAAAAACGAAACATGGGCAAAAAGAGTATTACGCTTTTGCAGTTGAATACGGTTCAAGAACACGTATCCCAGATCCTTTTCTTCGTCCGGCAGTCGAAAAGACAGAGGATGTTGTTGAAGAGAGAATGGGAAAAGTGCTGAAAGAGGTGATGCCTTGA
- a CDS encoding phage tail protein: MAKIAARGSRVYIEIAGVPTLLPALKDWALNTTRGTIDVSSIESDWKEFLVGQAVADGSCNVFYDPDDPVAEVLEDGIWEGTPIKFYYYPQGVGSGKKVYSFTAMITGWNFSGATEDAVGSAVTFQGTGPVSRTVQGKFASLTTSMAGDNNDITLVAKAAGTAGNDIKIKLVDPASASASMSISVTNKVITVNLGTDATSDIVTTAAGLVIALNAHADASALVTASLKTGETGDGIVTALTETALTGGE; the protein is encoded by the coding sequence ATGGCGAAAATAGCAGCAAGAGGCAGCCGGGTATATATTGAAATTGCAGGTGTGCCGACGCTCCTGCCGGCGCTTAAGGACTGGGCTCTCAATACAACGCGCGGAACGATCGATGTTTCCTCGATAGAATCTGACTGGAAGGAGTTTTTGGTTGGACAGGCTGTTGCCGATGGAAGTTGCAACGTCTTTTACGATCCGGATGATCCCGTTGCAGAGGTGCTTGAAGATGGCATCTGGGAAGGGACGCCAATCAAGTTTTACTACTACCCTCAGGGAGTCGGCAGCGGAAAGAAAGTATATTCTTTTACAGCGATGATCACGGGATGGAATTTCTCTGGTGCAACAGAAGATGCCGTAGGATCCGCTGTTACATTCCAGGGAACCGGCCCTGTATCAAGAACTGTTCAAGGCAAGTTTGCATCTCTTACCACTTCGATGGCGGGAGATAACAACGATATAACTCTTGTTGCGAAAGCAGCAGGGACTGCCGGCAATGACATCAAAATCAAACTGGTGGATCCTGCCTCAGCAAGCGCCTCGATGTCGATCAGCGTCACCAACAAGGTCATTACAGTTAATCTGGGGACAGATGCGACATCAGACATCGTAACCACAGCAGCAGGGCTGGTTATTGCCCTGAACGCGCACGCTGATGCCTCTGCGCTTGTTACCGCATCTCTCAAGACGGGAGAAACAGGGGACGGCATTGTTACGGCACTGACAGAGACTGCTTTGACCGGAGGTGAATAA
- a CDS encoding phage tail tape measure protein encodes MAAKRKLQYVFGADISEAEKNFKKMGNVIERTGKRMQNLSGTITKLSAPLIAISGIATKIALDYDNAVDTIAAGTGATGQNLKKLEQSFRSVAKSVPQSMAETSKVIADFNTRTGATGKTLEALSVQALDASRLLGEDVSSVVAESTKAMNDWGVSLDNSSGFLDKIFLASQQTGVAMGTLSSQMYKYGSALRQMGFDVDSTIATLAAFERAGVNTELVMGSLRIALGKLAKAGATDLPGALKASIEAIKSAKTGGEAAAIAIETFGSRAGADMAAAIREGRFEVDELVKALMSAEGQIARTAQETDGFEEKMGRLKNQVSLTLEPLGTAILKVAEKHMPKLSKALDNMNLEVDQSKVEIGLLTAGFVAGTFAIGSYIAIVGSAVKALAGLNAVLAVSPVGAALLVGGAAIGTGYMFGKNLNKYVNRNKPTYTPYAPGQENTGMGDLQERIKKAAAGEDLKAFNLDSFLSSLPKTKKVEPMSGSGSSTKKGKSSTADAAKKAREAEEALAKAARKAGEEVAFAIERMEVQKQLSLEITDAVAQGEAKFYEDMGWENSMGLLGDEEYLSLLKDRFIELRGELEKIGIDMSNIANWSEPMKEAFAEIQNKGGDIAAKSIDSFKAQMEAGTITGAEYESMLINIMDKFAEYPAIVKMARDELEAFRLGQASALATTASQVKAAWDDMRQSIALVPDAIGDAFVSAIRGSESLSDALNKVLVDIGAVIAKAFVMKMLFGSSGTGGILGPILGGLGIFGNGGVFDQTGVTAFASGGIVNGPTLFPHAGGIGLMGEAGPEGVFKLKRNGKGELGVIASGESSSPVIINVLDKGDLEQVTYEAMTKYPGSQIVTNHVLRQRIERGSLAFGGVAR; translated from the coding sequence ATGGCGGCAAAGCGCAAGCTGCAGTATGTTTTCGGTGCGGATATTTCTGAAGCTGAGAAAAATTTCAAAAAGATGGGGAATGTCATCGAGCGTACCGGAAAGAGGATGCAGAATTTATCCGGTACCATTACCAAGCTGTCTGCCCCTCTCATTGCGATCAGCGGTATAGCTACAAAAATTGCTCTGGACTATGACAACGCAGTTGACACTATTGCGGCAGGAACAGGCGCCACAGGGCAGAACTTAAAAAAACTTGAGCAGTCATTCAGATCTGTTGCTAAATCTGTTCCTCAGAGCATGGCCGAAACATCTAAGGTCATTGCCGATTTTAATACAAGGACCGGCGCAACCGGAAAAACTCTTGAGGCTCTGTCTGTGCAGGCGCTCGATGCGAGCAGGCTGCTTGGTGAAGATGTTAGTTCTGTAGTAGCAGAATCGACAAAAGCAATGAACGACTGGGGCGTTTCCCTGGACAACAGTTCGGGCTTCCTCGATAAGATTTTCCTTGCTTCACAGCAAACAGGCGTGGCAATGGGAACTCTTTCTTCTCAAATGTATAAATATGGCTCAGCGTTAAGGCAGATGGGTTTTGATGTTGACAGCACAATTGCCACACTTGCCGCATTTGAAAGGGCCGGCGTCAACACAGAACTTGTAATGGGATCGCTCAGGATAGCACTGGGGAAACTTGCGAAAGCCGGTGCGACCGATCTTCCCGGAGCATTAAAGGCAAGTATTGAAGCGATAAAAAGCGCAAAGACGGGCGGAGAAGCAGCCGCTATTGCTATTGAAACTTTCGGCAGCAGGGCGGGCGCAGATATGGCAGCCGCGATCCGTGAGGGGCGTTTCGAAGTAGACGAACTTGTAAAAGCCCTCATGTCAGCAGAAGGACAAATCGCACGAACAGCACAGGAGACCGACGGCTTTGAAGAAAAAATGGGACGCTTGAAGAATCAGGTCTCGCTAACGCTGGAACCTCTTGGAACTGCCATTTTGAAAGTTGCAGAAAAACATATGCCAAAACTGAGCAAAGCCCTGGATAACATGAACCTTGAGGTAGACCAGAGCAAAGTGGAAATAGGGCTCTTGACCGCTGGTTTTGTTGCAGGAACCTTCGCTATCGGGTCATACATTGCGATCGTGGGAAGTGCAGTCAAGGCATTAGCAGGACTTAATGCTGTCCTTGCCGTGTCTCCTGTCGGAGCAGCTCTGCTTGTCGGTGGAGCTGCGATCGGGACCGGATACATGTTCGGCAAAAACTTAAATAAATATGTCAACAGGAATAAGCCAACCTATACTCCATACGCCCCGGGGCAGGAAAACACCGGAATGGGAGATCTGCAGGAAAGAATAAAAAAAGCTGCAGCGGGTGAAGACTTAAAAGCCTTTAATCTTGATTCTTTTCTTTCGTCATTGCCGAAGACAAAAAAAGTTGAGCCCATGAGCGGATCCGGATCAAGCACGAAAAAAGGGAAATCTTCCACAGCCGATGCCGCTAAGAAGGCAAGAGAAGCTGAGGAAGCTCTTGCTAAAGCGGCCAGGAAAGCCGGTGAAGAGGTCGCTTTTGCAATAGAGCGAATGGAAGTCCAGAAACAGCTTTCTCTTGAAATAACAGATGCTGTAGCCCAGGGAGAAGCAAAATTCTACGAAGATATGGGATGGGAAAATTCCATGGGTCTGTTGGGCGATGAAGAATATTTGTCGCTTCTTAAAGACAGATTTATTGAGCTAAGGGGCGAGCTTGAAAAGATCGGCATTGACATGTCCAACATTGCCAACTGGAGCGAGCCAATGAAAGAGGCATTCGCCGAAATTCAAAACAAAGGCGGCGACATTGCCGCAAAATCCATTGATTCATTCAAGGCTCAGATGGAGGCAGGAACAATTACCGGAGCTGAGTATGAATCAATGCTTATCAATATAATGGACAAATTTGCCGAATATCCAGCGATAGTAAAAATGGCGCGTGACGAACTAGAAGCGTTCAGGCTTGGACAGGCATCGGCACTTGCAACCACCGCCAGCCAGGTTAAAGCTGCCTGGGATGACATGCGTCAGTCGATAGCCCTTGTTCCTGATGCTATCGGGGATGCTTTTGTCTCGGCGATCCGTGGATCTGAATCTCTCAGTGACGCACTAAACAAAGTGCTAGTGGACATTGGTGCTGTTATAGCAAAGGCATTTGTCATGAAAATGCTCTTCGGCTCTTCTGGTACAGGTGGAATTCTAGGCCCTATTCTTGGCGGTCTGGGTATCTTCGGCAACGGCGGAGTTTTTGATCAGACCGGGGTAACTGCGTTTGCTTCCGGAGGGATCGTCAACGGCCCTACCCTTTTCCCTCATGCCGGCGGAATTGGATTAATGGGTGAGGCCGGACCGGAAGGAGTCTTCAAACTTAAACGCAACGGCAAGGGAGAGCTTGGAGTTATTGCAAGCGGTGAATCTTCATCCCCGGTAATCATTAATGTCCTGGATAAAGGGGACCTGGAACAGGTCACATATGAGGCTATGACCAAATATCCGGGATCTCAAATCGTGACAAACCATGTATTGAGACAGAGGATCGAGCGCGGCAGCTTAGCATTTGGAGGTGTGGCACGATGA